One Candidatus Polarisedimenticolia bacterium genomic window, GGGGCGCAGGACTTCCGGAGGCGGTCGTAGGCGTGCCGCAGCGACACCAGGCGCGCCTCCTCCTCCTCGGTGGGGTTCTCGCCGATCTTCTTGATGAGGGTGAAATAGGTGGTGTTGATCTGTTCCAGGGAGGCGCCCGGCTTGAGGCCGAGCATCTCCAGGTAGCGGTTCAGAGGATCGCCGTTTCCCTTGCCCGCCATGTGCTCACCACTTCGTCTGGATGAAGGAGCCGCCCTCCACCACGATGTCGGTGGTGAAGTCCAGCCAGCTGCCGGTGACGATGCCGTCGCTCGAGCCGTCCTTGCCGTAGGAGTAGATGCGGAATGTCAGGTTGCCGCCGGCCGTGGTGTAAGGCTCGTAGTAGAGGTTGTGATCCCAGCCGTCCAGCAGAGGGACCGATCCCGACACGGGGCGCAGGATCGGGGCAATATTGCTCACCGGCTGCAATCCGCCGCCCGGAAGGGTGCTGACATCGCTCTGGTAGCGGGTGATGGCGTCGGCGAGGCCGCGCAGGTTGGCCACGGTCCTGCCGAGGCGGG contains:
- a CDS encoding type II secretion system protein GspG, which codes for MSPGIDQQSRAGERGFSIIEMMIVLVFIGVIAAIGISSAFYAFDQSRLGRTVANLRGLADAITRYQSDVSTLPGGGLQPVSNIAPILRPVSGSVPLLDGWDHNLYYEPYTTAGGNLTFRIYSYGKDGSSDGIVTGSWLDFTTDIVVEGGSFIQTKW